From Microcystis aeruginosa NIES-2549, a single genomic window includes:
- a CDS encoding DUF2335 domain-containing protein: MSDESKKSEDQDNSELVERPLESIDEILEDETIDQSTITPIRPQQINQSITFSGPIPHPTILKGYEEVLPGSADRILSMTEKEGEHRRKIETELVKNDNIRSYLGQIAGFTIAIVGLGGSIYLGINDKVWASGIMSAGTLTGLVTVFVTGDKERRIQSQQDDQDK; encoded by the coding sequence ATGTCCGACGAAAGTAAAAAGTCAGAAGACCAGGATAATAGTGAGCTAGTTGAAAGACCTTTAGAGTCCATAGATGAAATATTAGAAGATGAGACTATTGATCAGTCAACTATAACCCCGATTCGACCGCAACAAATAAACCAAAGCATAACCTTCTCTGGCCCGATTCCTCATCCAACAATTCTAAAAGGATATGAAGAAGTTTTGCCTGGTAGTGCTGATAGGATTTTGTCTATGACGGAGAAAGAAGGTGAACATCGAAGAAAGATAGAAACAGAACTGGTAAAAAACGATAATATCCGCTCTTATCTTGGGCAAATTGCCGGTTTTACGATTGCGATAGTTGGTTTAGGTGGCTCTATTTATCTAGGGATTAATGATAAAGTTTGGGCATCTGGGATTATGAGTGCGGGTACTTTAACAGGTTTGGTGACGGTTTTTGTTACAGGGGATAAAGAGAGAAGAATTCAGTCCCAACAAGATGATCAAGACAAGTGA
- the lpxC gene encoding UDP-3-O-acyl-N-acetylglucosamine deacetylase: MVSTIAKQFELSGIGLHSGEITRVRVCGANPGEGRYFVRRDLANQPIIPALVSSVYQTTLSTELGQGEAKVRTVEHLLAALTALGVEDARIEVDGAEIPLLDGSAKIWVEAIENAGLDNSFSPSDLTISQPIWLYEGDAFVAVIPSPELRFTYGIDFTYKPIGNQWYSWSPDQESFRDAIASARTFGFADQIEYLQKAGLIKGGSLENALVCDQNQWLNPPLRFENEPARHKLLDLIGDLSLLGTIPTAHYMAFKASHKLHIQLAQAIQG; encoded by the coding sequence ATGGTTTCTACTATCGCTAAACAATTTGAATTATCGGGAATTGGGCTGCATTCGGGGGAGATAACCAGGGTGCGAGTCTGTGGGGCAAATCCGGGGGAAGGACGTTATTTTGTCCGCAGAGATTTAGCCAATCAACCGATTATTCCCGCTCTAGTTTCTTCGGTTTACCAAACGACTTTATCAACGGAATTAGGACAGGGAGAAGCAAAGGTTAGAACCGTTGAGCATTTATTAGCGGCCTTAACCGCGTTGGGGGTAGAGGATGCTCGCATTGAGGTGGATGGTGCGGAAATTCCCCTCCTCGATGGTTCGGCCAAAATCTGGGTGGAAGCGATCGAAAATGCTGGTTTAGATAACTCTTTTTCTCCATCAGATTTAACTATTTCTCAACCGATTTGGTTGTACGAAGGAGATGCTTTTGTGGCGGTGATTCCTTCTCCTGAATTACGTTTTACCTACGGCATCGATTTTACCTATAAACCCATCGGTAATCAATGGTATAGTTGGAGTCCTGATCAAGAAAGTTTTCGAGATGCGATCGCGTCTGCCCGGACTTTCGGTTTTGCCGATCAAATTGAATATCTGCAAAAGGCTGGTTTAATTAAAGGAGGCAGTTTAGAAAATGCTTTAGTCTGCGATCAAAATCAATGGTTAAATCCTCCTTTACGCTTTGAAAATGAACCAGCAAGGCATAAATTATTGGACTTAATTGGTGATTTGAGTTTACTGGGAACCATTCCCACCGCTCATTACATGGCTTTTAAAGCTAGTCATAAACTCCACATTCAATTAGCTCAAGCAATTCAGGGTTAA
- a CDS encoding BamA/TamA family outer membrane protein: MAEEEPPETVFPRVEQLVQSPPATGETTPPVAPPTETPTPPETPPTSPPAQAEESRVLVAEVVVQGSDRELENLVYNTIRTRPGRSTTRSQLQEDINAVFATGFFADVRAVPQDTPLGVRVTFEVQPNPVFQGVQIQIAPETVDKSILPAGVVEEIFAGQYGKTLNLRELQAGVKKINDWYSKNGYDLAQVIGAPQVTPDGRVILVISEGLIEKIQVRYFNVEQEPVKGKTREFIITREMRLKAGDIFNRNTAQQDLQRVFGLGLFEDVRLSFSPGSDPREVIVNVDVVEGNTGSLAAGGGISSNAGLFGTVSYQQRNFGGNNQTLGAEVQLGEREFLFDLSFSDPWIATDNFRTSYTVNVFRRQSISLVYDGENSSIRTLNDNDSPRIVRTGGGITFVRPLAPDVFTKPKWVLSLGFNYQQVQVQNANGDISPLSAPLNGFGSQQLAFSSSGIDDLLSLNIGAIRDFRDNPLQPTSGSFLRLGLEQTIPVGSGSIFGTRVRGSYSYFIPVRLINSFNLFETDIFKGQQSLAFNVQAGTVLGDLPPYDAFIVGGSNSVRGYAEGEVGSGRSYFQATAEYRFPIVAIIGGALFVDFGTTVGSQGDVPGQPGIVRDLPGTGLGYGLGVRVQSPVGQIRVDYGFNVDGGSRLHFGIGERF; the protein is encoded by the coding sequence ATGGCCGAAGAAGAACCCCCAGAGACGGTTTTTCCCCGCGTCGAGCAGCTAGTACAGTCTCCTCCCGCGACGGGAGAAACTACTCCACCCGTGGCACCACCGACGGAAACCCCAACCCCTCCAGAAACTCCCCCAACTTCCCCACCAGCGCAGGCCGAGGAGTCGCGAGTTTTGGTGGCTGAGGTAGTAGTACAGGGGTCCGATCGAGAATTGGAAAATCTAGTTTATAATACCATTCGCACCCGACCCGGACGAAGCACAACTCGATCGCAACTACAAGAAGATATTAACGCCGTTTTTGCCACGGGTTTTTTTGCCGATGTGCGGGCAGTTCCCCAAGATACGCCCCTAGGGGTGCGAGTCACCTTTGAGGTGCAACCTAACCCCGTTTTTCAGGGGGTACAGATTCAAATTGCCCCGGAAACCGTGGACAAATCGATTTTACCTGCCGGGGTGGTCGAGGAAATTTTCGCCGGTCAATACGGCAAAACCCTCAATTTGCGGGAATTACAGGCGGGGGTCAAAAAAATCAATGACTGGTACAGCAAAAACGGCTATGATCTAGCCCAGGTAATCGGTGCGCCGCAAGTCACTCCCGATGGTCGGGTGATTCTGGTCATTTCCGAAGGTTTAATCGAAAAAATTCAAGTACGCTACTTTAACGTCGAACAGGAACCGGTCAAGGGTAAAACCAGAGAATTTATCATTACTAGGGAAATGCGCCTAAAAGCGGGAGATATTTTCAACCGCAATACGGCGCAACAGGATTTACAGCGTGTTTTCGGTCTCGGTTTATTCGAGGATGTGCGTCTGTCTTTTTCCCCCGGCAGCGACCCAAGGGAGGTGATTGTTAACGTCGATGTGGTGGAAGGTAATACCGGTTCCCTGGCCGCTGGGGGTGGTATTAGCTCGAATGCGGGCTTATTCGGCACTGTTAGCTATCAACAGCGCAATTTTGGCGGTAATAACCAAACCTTAGGGGCAGAAGTCCAGTTAGGGGAACGGGAATTTTTATTCGATCTGAGTTTTTCCGATCCTTGGATTGCCACGGATAACTTCCGCACTTCCTACACGGTCAACGTTTTCCGGCGACAGTCGATTTCTCTGGTTTATGATGGGGAAAATTCCTCAATTAGGACGTTGAACGATAATGATAGTCCCCGTATCGTCCGGACGGGTGGCGGTATTACTTTTGTCCGTCCTTTGGCTCCCGATGTGTTTACAAAACCAAAATGGGTGCTTTCCCTAGGCTTTAACTATCAACAGGTACAGGTGCAAAATGCCAATGGGGACATCTCCCCTCTGTCTGCACCTCTCAACGGTTTTGGCAGTCAACAACTGGCGTTTAGTTCCTCTGGAATTGATGATCTACTTTCCCTAAATATTGGCGCTATTCGAGATTTTCGCGATAATCCCCTGCAGCCTACCAGTGGTTCTTTCCTGCGTCTAGGTTTAGAACAAACTATTCCGGTCGGTTCTGGCAGTATTTTCGGCACTCGTGTTCGGGGTAGTTACAGTTACTTTATCCCCGTTCGGTTGATTAATTCCTTTAATCTCTTTGAAACCGATATCTTTAAAGGTCAGCAATCCCTCGCTTTTAATGTGCAAGCAGGGACAGTATTAGGCGATTTACCCCCCTACGATGCTTTTATTGTGGGGGGTAGTAACTCTGTACGGGGTTACGCCGAGGGAGAAGTGGGTAGCGGTCGCAGTTATTTCCAAGCGACGGCCGAATATCGTTTTCCCATTGTCGCAATTATCGGGGGGGCTTTATTTGTCGATTTCGGCACTACTGTTGGTTCCCAAGGCGATGTCCCCGGTCAACCCGGGATTGTCAGGGATTTACCCGGTACTGGTCTCGGTTACGGTTTAGGTGTTCGGGTACAGTCTCCCGTCGGCCAAATTCGGGTTGACTACGGTTTTAATGTCGATGGTGGTTCTCGTCTCCATTTCGGTATCGGGGAACGATTCTAA
- a CDS encoding N-acetylmuramoyl-L-alanine amidase-like domain-containing protein codes for MFFNWITLPYLLINPVLIPLSIARSETILAQEVSDPNYQKLVQYAQNQQLDRLPMADIIQNIATQFLGAKYQAGLLDRSATEKLFISLKEFDCVLFVETVLALSHNFALKNYQYSAFSQQVLNQRYRHGILDGYCSRLHYFSDWINDNQKRGNLENITQKLGGITLDKKLNFMSKNRPLYPQLKTQSNYDCIQQVERQLESLSLTYIPTAKIKDIYPQLQAGDIIGVVTNIAGLDTTHTGLVYRFPDGKIGLIHASPAGQITIAKDLEKYITKVDKAIGIFVVRPLDPRNN; via the coding sequence ATGTTTTTTAATTGGATAACTTTACCCTATTTATTAATTAATCCTGTTTTAATTCCCTTGAGTATAGCTCGATCGGAAACTATTCTTGCTCAAGAAGTCAGCGATCCTAATTATCAAAAACTGGTGCAGTACGCTCAAAATCAACAACTTGATCGCTTACCCATGGCTGATATAATCCAGAATATCGCCACTCAATTTTTAGGAGCAAAATATCAAGCAGGATTACTCGATCGCTCGGCAACAGAAAAATTATTTATCTCTTTAAAAGAGTTTGATTGTGTCCTATTTGTGGAAACAGTTCTCGCTTTGAGTCACAATTTTGCTTTAAAAAATTATCAGTATTCTGCTTTTAGTCAGCAGGTTTTAAATCAGCGTTATCGCCACGGTATTCTCGACGGTTATTGTAGTCGTCTTCACTACTTTTCCGATTGGATTAATGACAACCAAAAACGGGGCAATCTAGAAAATATAACTCAAAAATTAGGTGGAATTACTCTTGACAAAAAGCTCAACTTTATGAGTAAAAATCGCCCTCTATATCCCCAGTTAAAAACTCAAAGTAATTACGATTGTATTCAACAGGTAGAACGGCAATTAGAAAGTTTATCCTTAACCTATATTCCCACCGCTAAGATTAAAGATATTTATCCACAACTACAAGCTGGAGATATTATCGGTGTCGTGACTAATATTGCTGGTTTAGATACCACCCATACCGGTCTAGTTTATCGCTTTCCTGATGGCAAAATTGGCTTAATTCATGCCTCTCCTGCTGGTCAAATTACCATTGCTAAAGACCTAGAAAAATATATCACTAAAGTGGACAAAGCCATCGGTATTTTTGTCGTTCGTCCCCTTGATCCAAGAAATAATTAA
- a CDS encoding Hpt domain-containing protein has product MDSANARKILGYFIEEAKEHLETLEQGILDLGNLVNNNEQMNEMFRAAHSVKGGAAMLGYSSIQKTAHRLEDAFKILKENPLEVDQKLESLFLKGYDLLQILIDKLQSPLGLQGEEANAIVKNGEATFAELRAHLNYLLGRGKSTPAIAADSSISIRVRDILKQMLQLFKQEETSASRQQLQKLILPLSKLASEQQQWQYLVKNAQSALANPKHSYRTLAPVIIKELKQAGDLLEWGRGEEITVSQELQLLATAKLPQILITLEPELVASTLLQMFNRQQVSQLVQLLQTRR; this is encoded by the coding sequence TTGGACTCTGCTAACGCTCGGAAAATTCTCGGCTATTTCATCGAAGAAGCAAAAGAACACCTGGAAACTTTGGAACAGGGGATTTTAGACTTAGGCAATCTCGTCAACAACAATGAACAGATGAACGAGATGTTTCGTGCCGCCCATTCCGTCAAGGGGGGGGCGGCCATGTTAGGTTATAGCAGTATCCAAAAAACTGCTCACCGTCTTGAGGATGCTTTCAAAATACTGAAAGAAAATCCCCTAGAAGTGGATCAAAAATTAGAATCTTTGTTCCTCAAGGGTTATGATCTGCTTCAGATATTGATCGATAAGCTGCAGAGTCCCTTAGGTTTGCAAGGCGAGGAAGCTAACGCGATCGTTAAAAACGGTGAAGCGACTTTTGCCGAATTACGCGCCCATCTTAACTATCTTCTCGGCCGGGGAAAATCGACCCCAGCTATTGCGGCGGACTCTTCTATTTCTATCAGGGTCAGAGATATCCTCAAACAGATGTTACAACTGTTTAAACAGGAAGAAACCAGTGCTTCCCGTCAGCAATTACAAAAATTAATTTTACCTCTGTCTAAATTGGCTTCAGAACAGCAACAATGGCAATATTTAGTTAAAAATGCCCAATCGGCCCTGGCTAACCCCAAACATTCCTATCGTACTCTCGCCCCAGTTATTATTAAGGAATTAAAACAAGCCGGTGATTTATTAGAATGGGGTCGCGGGGAAGAAATCACCGTCAGTCAAGAATTGCAATTATTAGCCACCGCCAAATTACCACAAATCCTGATCACCCTGGAACCAGAATTAGTAGCTAGTACCCTGCTGCAAATGTTCAATCGCCAACAGGTCTCGCAACTGGTACAGTTATTACAAACAAGACGTTAA
- a CDS encoding magnesium chelatase subunit H — protein MFTHVKSTIRHIVPDALNACPEPSRRVRSLVKVVYVVLEPQYQSALSSAVREINANNPKLAIEISGYLIEELRDAENYRNFQEDVAKANIFIASLIFIEDLADKVVAAVSPHRDKLDAVIVFPSMPQVMRLNKLGSFSMAQLGQSKSVIANFMKKRKENSGAGFQDAMLKLLRTLPQVLKYLPMEKAQDARNFMLSFQYWLGGSAENLENFLLMLADKYVFDNKDDSVVYKEPVVYPDMGIWHPLSMKMFEDVKEYFDWYNNRSDIADDLKDPLAPCVGLILQRTHLVTGDDAHYVALVQEFESMGARVLPVFAGGLDFSKPVEEYFWDKSLKGVEAVAIVDTVISLTGFALVGGPARQDHPKAIESLKRLNRPYMCALPLVFQTTQEWEESDLGLHPIQVALQIAIPELDGAIEPIILSGRDGATGKAIALQDRVEAIAQRALKWANLRKKPKLNKKVAITVFSFPPDKGNVGTAAYLDVFGSIYEVMQALQNNGYDLQELPASPKELMEAVIHDATAQYHSPELNIAYRMSVPEYERLTPYSVRLEENWGPPPGHLNSDGQNLLIYGKEFGNVFIGVQPTFGYEGDPMRLLFSRSASPHHGFAAYYTYLNQVWKADAVLHFGTHGSLEFMPGKQMGMSGECYPDNLIGMIPNLYYYAANNPSEATIAKRRSYAETISYLTPPAENAGLYKGLKELSELIGSYQTLKDSGRGVQIVNTIVDKCLLVNLDKDISLPDGDTADLSQEERDNIVGSVYRKLMEIESRLLPCGLHVIGKPPSAEEAVATLVNIASLDREEDDLLSLPRIIANSIGRDLEEVYRNSDRGVLEDVELLQNITLATRAAVAALVKSQTDPEGRVSMLSKLNFLNIGKRSPWLETLQEMGYPKVDPVALKPLFEYLEFCLEQVCADNELGALLKALEGEYVLPGPGGDPIRNPGVLPTGKNIHALDPQSIPTLAAVKSAKIVVDRLLERQKLDNGGKYPETIACVLWGTDNIKTYGESLAQILWMVGVRPVPDALGRVNKLELIPLEELGRPRIDVVVNCSGVFRDLFINQMNLLDQGVKMAAEANEPVEMNYVRKHAIEQAKEMGLTVRQAATRIFSNASGSYSSNINLAVENSSWEDEKELQNMYLNRKGFAFDSDNPGMMADNRQLFEASLKTAEATFQNLDSSEISLTDVSHYFDSDPTKVVASLRDDGKKPAAYIADTTTANAQVRTLSETVRLDTRTKLLNPKWYEGMLSHGYEGVRELSKRLVNTMGWSATADAVDNWVYEDVNTTFIQDEEMCQRLMNLNPNSFRKMVGTLLEVNGRGYWETSQENLDRLQELYQEVEDRIEGIE, from the coding sequence ATGTTCACTCACGTCAAGTCCACCATTCGTCACATAGTTCCTGACGCGTTGAATGCTTGCCCTGAGCCAAGTCGAAGGGTTCGATCGCTGGTCAAGGTGGTCTATGTCGTGCTAGAACCTCAGTACCAAAGTGCGCTGAGTAGTGCGGTCAGGGAAATCAACGCTAACAATCCGAAACTAGCGATCGAAATTAGTGGTTATTTAATCGAAGAACTGCGCGATGCAGAAAATTATCGCAATTTTCAAGAGGATGTAGCCAAAGCTAATATTTTCATTGCTTCTCTCATCTTTATCGAAGATTTAGCCGATAAAGTCGTGGCCGCTGTCAGTCCCCATCGGGATAAGTTAGATGCGGTGATTGTCTTTCCCTCTATGCCCCAGGTAATGCGCTTAAATAAGTTAGGCAGCTTTTCCATGGCCCAATTGGGACAGTCTAAGAGTGTCATCGCTAATTTTATGAAAAAGCGCAAGGAAAACTCTGGTGCTGGTTTCCAAGATGCGATGTTAAAGTTATTGCGAACCTTACCGCAGGTCCTGAAATACCTCCCCATGGAAAAAGCTCAGGACGCACGCAACTTTATGTTAAGTTTCCAGTATTGGCTGGGAGGTTCCGCAGAAAATTTAGAGAATTTCCTGTTAATGTTGGCCGATAAGTACGTCTTCGATAACAAGGATGACAGTGTAGTTTACAAAGAACCGGTAGTTTATCCAGATATGGGTATCTGGCATCCTTTATCGATGAAAATGTTCGAGGATGTCAAGGAATACTTCGATTGGTACAATAACCGCAGTGATATTGCTGATGACCTGAAAGACCCCTTGGCTCCCTGTGTTGGCTTAATTTTACAGAGAACTCATCTCGTTACTGGTGATGACGCTCATTATGTCGCTCTCGTGCAGGAATTTGAGTCTATGGGTGCGCGAGTCCTTCCCGTTTTTGCTGGGGGATTAGATTTTTCTAAACCTGTAGAGGAATACTTCTGGGATAAAAGCTTAAAAGGAGTGGAAGCGGTTGCTATTGTTGATACGGTAATTTCGCTGACGGGATTTGCTTTAGTGGGGGGTCCAGCGCGACAAGATCATCCGAAAGCGATAGAATCCTTAAAACGGCTCAATCGTCCCTATATGTGCGCGTTACCGCTAGTTTTCCAAACCACCCAGGAATGGGAAGAAAGCGATTTGGGGTTACACCCGATTCAAGTGGCGCTACAGATTGCTATTCCGGAATTAGACGGTGCGATCGAACCTATTATATTATCGGGCCGGGATGGGGCGACGGGTAAAGCGATCGCTTTACAGGATCGGGTGGAAGCGATCGCTCAACGGGCGCTAAAATGGGCTAACCTAAGAAAGAAACCGAAACTCAATAAAAAGGTCGCCATCACTGTGTTTAGTTTCCCCCCCGATAAGGGGAATGTGGGAACCGCAGCCTATCTAGATGTGTTCGGTTCTATCTACGAGGTGATGCAAGCGTTACAAAATAATGGTTATGACTTGCAGGAGCTACCCGCATCTCCCAAAGAACTGATGGAAGCGGTAATCCATGATGCCACCGCACAATACCATAGTCCGGAGCTAAATATCGCCTATCGGATGTCTGTACCGGAATACGAACGCTTAACCCCCTATTCCGTCCGTTTAGAGGAAAATTGGGGACCACCACCGGGACACCTCAACAGTGATGGACAAAATCTGTTAATCTACGGGAAGGAATTCGGTAATGTCTTTATTGGGGTTCAACCTACCTTCGGTTATGAAGGGGATCCCATGCGTCTGCTCTTTTCTCGTTCTGCTAGTCCCCACCACGGTTTTGCAGCCTACTATACCTATCTCAATCAAGTCTGGAAAGCAGATGCGGTTCTTCATTTTGGCACCCACGGTTCCCTAGAATTTATGCCGGGGAAACAGATGGGAATGTCTGGGGAATGCTACCCGGATAACCTCATCGGGATGATTCCCAATCTCTACTATTATGCCGCTAATAACCCCAGCGAAGCGACCATCGCTAAACGTCGTAGTTATGCAGAAACCATCTCCTATCTTACTCCCCCCGCAGAAAATGCTGGACTTTACAAGGGGTTAAAAGAACTCAGCGAGTTGATCGGTTCCTACCAAACCCTGAAGGATAGTGGGCGTGGGGTGCAAATTGTCAACACCATTGTTGATAAATGTTTATTAGTCAATCTGGATAAAGATATAAGTTTACCTGATGGTGACACTGCCGATCTCAGTCAAGAGGAACGGGATAATATTGTCGGTTCGGTCTATCGTAAACTGATGGAAATTGAATCGCGCTTACTTCCCTGCGGACTTCATGTTATCGGTAAACCCCCCTCGGCCGAAGAAGCGGTGGCAACTTTGGTCAATATTGCCAGTTTAGACCGGGAAGAAGACGATTTACTCTCCTTACCCCGAATTATTGCCAACAGCATCGGCCGGGATCTAGAGGAAGTTTATCGCAATAGCGATCGAGGGGTGTTAGAGGATGTGGAATTACTGCAAAACATCACCCTAGCGACTCGCGCTGCTGTTGCTGCTTTAGTCAAGTCCCAAACTGACCCAGAAGGTCGGGTATCGATGCTTTCTAAGCTGAATTTCTTGAATATAGGCAAAAGATCGCCTTGGCTGGAAACTTTACAGGAGATGGGTTATCCAAAGGTTGATCCGGTGGCGTTAAAACCCCTGTTTGAATACCTAGAATTCTGTTTAGAACAGGTCTGTGCTGATAATGAATTAGGGGCCCTATTAAAAGCATTGGAAGGGGAATACGTTCTTCCCGGTCCTGGTGGCGACCCCATCCGTAACCCCGGAGTTTTACCGACGGGTAAAAATATCCACGCTTTAGACCCCCAGTCTATCCCGACCCTAGCGGCGGTAAAATCGGCTAAAATCGTGGTGGATCGTCTGTTAGAACGGCAAAAACTGGATAATGGCGGTAAATATCCTGAAACCATCGCTTGTGTTCTCTGGGGAACTGATAATATCAAAACTTATGGGGAATCCCTGGCACAAATTCTCTGGATGGTGGGGGTTCGTCCTGTTCCCGATGCTTTGGGACGGGTGAATAAATTGGAATTAATTCCCCTAGAGGAGTTAGGAAGACCGCGCATTGATGTGGTGGTCAACTGTTCTGGTGTTTTCCGGGATTTATTTATCAATCAGATGAACTTGCTTGACCAAGGCGTAAAAATGGCCGCGGAAGCAAATGAACCGGTGGAGATGAATTATGTCCGCAAACACGCTATTGAACAAGCAAAAGAAATGGGTTTAACGGTTCGACAGGCAGCCACCCGCATCTTTTCTAATGCTTCCGGTTCCTATTCTTCTAACATCAATCTCGCGGTGGAAAATAGCAGTTGGGAAGATGAAAAAGAGTTACAGAATATGTATCTCAACCGCAAGGGTTTTGCTTTCGATTCCGATAACCCTGGGATGATGGCCGATAATCGTCAGTTGTTTGAAGCATCTTTAAAAACTGCCGAGGCAACTTTCCAAAACTTGGATTCTAGCGAGATTAGTTTAACCGATGTTTCCCACTATTTCGACTCGGACCCGACAAAAGTTGTCGCTAGTTTACGCGATGATGGCAAAAAACCGGCGGCCTATATTGCCGATACTACCACCGCTAACGCTCAGGTGCGTACTTTATCGGAAACCGTGCGCTTGGATACCCGCACCAAGTTACTCAATCCCAAATGGTACGAGGGAATGTTAAGTCACGGTTACGAAGGAGTCCGAGAGTTATCGAAGCGTTTGGTTAATACGATGGGTTGGTCGGCAACTGCTGATGCGGTGGATAATTGGGTTTATGAAGATGTGAACACCACTTTTATTCAAGATGAGGAAATGTGTCAGCGTCTGATGAATCTCAATCCTAATTCTTTCCGCAAGATGGTGGGAACCCTGCTAGAAGTTAATGGTCGCGGTTACTGGGAAACTTCTCAAGAGAATTTAGACCGCTTACAGGAACTTTATCAAGAAGTGGAGGATCGCATCGAAGGAATCGAGTAA
- a CDS encoding type II toxin-antitoxin system HicB family antitoxin, translated as MEQPILEYFLSLKYPISIYPEEEGGYTALIPDLDGCITQGETLEEVMINIEEARELWIETVYFSGKKEITMPSKR; from the coding sequence ATGGAACAACCAATATTAGAATACTTTCTGTCTCTTAAATATCCGATTTCAATTTATCCCGAAGAAGAAGGAGGATACACGGCGTTAATTCCAGATTTAGATGGTTGTATTACTCAGGGGGAAACTTTAGAGGAAGTGATGATTAATATTGAAGAGGCGAGAGAATTATGGATAGAGACGGTTTATTTTAGTGGTAAAAAAGAAATTACCATGCCTTCTAAAAGATAA
- a CDS encoding PEP-CTERM domain protein yields the protein MSLKTSVAVAATAIGLSTLSLAAQAATVRVPLTYGSAGTGYFDIDDSLLAPNTNISFPGNFNGLQGFSLTFTGLASSPSTTTFTLANLNNWAFRTDGTGTIIDANFRSSGNADGYKLEPSGALYAGLIDPLSGSSYYDITPGTPGPVPVQSTPEPGGVVALLGLGLGALASRGKKRG from the coding sequence ATGTCCTTAAAAACCTCTGTAGCTGTTGCCGCTACCGCCATCGGTTTAAGTACTCTTTCCTTGGCTGCCCAAGCCGCTACCGTTCGTGTTCCTTTGACCTACGGTTCTGCGGGAACTGGTTATTTTGACATCGATGATAGTTTGTTAGCACCGAATACAAATATCAGTTTTCCTGGTAACTTCAATGGCCTGCAAGGGTTTTCCCTCACCTTTACGGGTTTAGCCTCTAGTCCCTCGACAACCACCTTTACCCTAGCTAATTTAAACAATTGGGCCTTTCGCACCGACGGGACAGGAACAATTATTGATGCTAACTTTCGGAGCAGTGGCAATGCTGATGGTTATAAATTAGAGCCTAGTGGCGCTTTATACGCTGGGCTTATAGACCCCCTATCAGGTTCATCATATTATGACATCACGCCTGGTACTCCCGGTCCGGTACCGGTACAATCCACCCCTGAACCGGGTGGCGTTGTGGCCCTATTGGGGTTAGGGTTGGGTGCCTTGGCTTCTAGAGGTAAGAAACGGGGTTAA